A single Gadus macrocephalus chromosome 22, ASM3116895v1 DNA region contains:
- the LOC132450733 gene encoding SH2 domain-containing adapter protein E-like, with the protein MAKWFKEFPSNLKNGADRTRSESRGKLGMVESIGTKAVSSKGQSKNSSVDSGGGGVGSLLSGRNRKNSAPDQGKTEKNSSPKEAKVWDSLLPGKSRKNSKTECVAEEQQQRTPKICSSANAYINRLIRVDKQDKTPNFNSAAITPPVVDQTQREKPQSPNKTETVVILEDYADPFDAQKKREAERAGENDGYMEPYDAQQMITEIRRRGSKDLLKVCVLSDLEEAPVEEVPPASPQQIYDVPYEGGGGDGGGGVGEGFSGEGQKSPVTRLEPDPRPPAEYELPWEWKKEQIVKTLSAQFDSAGRPLLAREEPRHHTLTRHPQHPPASLPLQHHAKQKSWTQKILRSTPTLSTPSPTPASCSPDTESCAVDPGLPLEKQSWYHGCVSRQEAEFELQPCKEASFLVRNSESGTSKYSIALKTSQGCVHIIVAQTKESGYTLDQSRCVFPSIPEVVHHYSTRQLPFNDAEHMSLLHPVPRAH; encoded by the exons ATGGCAAAGTGGTTCAAGGAATTTCCCAGCAATCTGAAGAACGGTGCCGACAGGACCCGTTCGGAATCCAGAGGCAAACTGGGGATGGTGGAAAGCATCGGTACCAAGGCGGTGAGCTCCAAAGGTCAGAGCAAGAACTCATCTGTTGACAGCGGAGGTGGCGGAGTTGGCTCTCTCTTGTCCGGGAGGAATCGAAAGAATTCTGCCCCTGACCAGGGTAAAACCGAAAAAAATAGTTCCCCTAAGGAGGCAAAGGTTTGGGATAGTCTTCTACCTGGCAAAAGTCGGAAAAATTCCAAAACAGAGTGTGTCGCTGAAGAGCAACAGCAGCGAACACCAAAGATCTGTAGTTCAGCAAACGCTTACATCAATCGTCTGATCAGAGTGGACAAACAAGACAAAACTCCGAACTTCAACAGCGCTGCCATTACCCCTCCAGTGGTAGACCAAACTCAGAGAGAGAAACCCCAATCACCCAACAAAACCGAAACG GTGGTGATCCTGGAGGACTATGCGGACCCCTTCGACGcccagaagaagagagaggcagagagagcgggggagaacGACGGCTACATGGAGCCCTACGACGCACAGCAGATGATCACTG AGATCCGACGACGTGGCTCCAAGGACCTGCTCAAGGTGTGTGTCCTGTCCGACCTGGAGGAGGCCCCTGTTGAGGAGGTGCCCCCCGCCTCCCCGCAGCAGATCTACGACGTGCCCTACGAGGGCGGGGGCGGTGACGGAGGTGGCGGTGTCGGCGAGGGCTTCAGTGGAGAAGGTCAGAAGAGTCCGGTGACCCGGCTGGAGCCGGACCCCAGGCCTCCCGCCGAGTACGAGTTGCCATGGGAATGGAAAAAAGAACAAATTGTCAAAACTCTGTCAG CACAGTTTGATAGCGCGgggcgccctctgctggccagAGAGGAACCCAGACACCACACGCTCACCAGGCACCCCCAGCACCCGCCGGCCTCCCTGCCCCTACAGCATCACGCTAAACAGAAGAGCTGGACTCAGAAGATTCTGCGCTCTACACCCACCctgtccaccccctcccctacaCCCGCTAGCTGTAGCCCCGACACAGAGAGCTGCGCGGTGGACCCAGGGCTGCCCCTGGAGAAGCAGAG CTGGTACCATGGCTGTGTCAGCCGCCAGGAGGCAGAGTTTGAGCTACAGCCCTGCAAAGAGGCCAGCTTCTTGGTCAGGAATAGCGAATCAGGAACTAGCAAGTACTCTATCGCCCTCAA GACCAGCCAGGGGTGCGTTCACATCATCGTTGCCCAGACCAAGGAGAGCGGCTACACCCTGGACCAGAGCCGCTGCGTGTTCCCCAGCATCCCGGAGGTGGTTCACCACTACTCCACCCGCCAGCTGCCCTTCAACGACGCCGAGCACATGAGCCTACTTCACCCCGTGCCCCGCGCACACTGA
- the pygo2 gene encoding pygopus homolog 2 isoform X1 yields the protein MATESGRLLAGQGQGKRGKASQMKSPEKKKRKSNTQAAGFSHLSEFAPPPTPMVDHLVASNPFDDDFGPPSRPVGAGGPGGSPFLPGQGAPGGGGYGGGGRMAGGMGFMGGPGGPGGGQPGRRPPFGPPSNAGPHHQLSFGGMPGFGGGGGGGPGGGGFPPGGPSQFNMPPNFSPPMHPGPGFNPMLSPGGMGGPGGGGPPHPRFGMPQQQQHGPGGHPFNSPPLPGGGGPRGPPHGPMNPMGGMPPGMNMMGGMGGGPGGNMGGGLPGMPPQGQFPPSQDGPYPGPSPPGPGNEEGKNFGGGPQPGPQQQPPNLNPGGPPPNNTTAGPLPNSGPPQPGGGFPGHPDAPQPNPNTPGQPPSASSQPNPNSSPTGPLNGSGQPQHPPPNQLQSSNPTNSNNSQQQQPQSTPPNSGPGSSPYMQQNNTPGSGGQMANAPPNSAQNSMTNNGGNTPGSNPNPPSNSTSTPNTQSPLPSGPAPPSTGPGSGPGKLGGPGMVFPCGFCLAEVHDDQDAILCEASCQRWFHRDCTGLTEPAYGLLTRESNAVWACDFCLKTKEIQAVYVRQGLGQLVAANEG from the exons ATGGCTACCGAATCGGGGAGACTACTGGCGGGACAAGGTCAAGGAAAACGAGGCAAAG CCTCACAGATGAAGAGCCCGGAGAAAAAGAAGCGGAAATCGAACACTCAG GCGGCTGGGTTTTCCCATCTCTCCGAGTTCGCCCCGCCTCCCACCCCCATGGTGGATCACCTGGTGGCCTCCAACCCGTTTGACGATGATTTTGGTCCCCCATCTCGACCCGTCGGAGCAGGCGGCCCAGGCGGCTCTCCGTTTCTGCCCGGCCAGGGGGCGCCTGGAGGCGGTGGGTACGGGGGCGGCGGTAGGATGGCTGGAGGAATGGGCTTCATGGGGGGGCCGGGTGGACCAGGTGGCGGGCAGCCCGGACGGCGGCCGCCTTTCGGCCCTCCATCTAATGCCGGACCTCATCACCAACTGAGCTTCGGTGGGATGCCTGGCtttggaggaggcggggggggcggtCCCGGAGGTGGTGGATTTCCACCAGGTGGCCCGTCCCAATTCAATATGCCCCCCAACTTTAGTCCACCCATGCACCCAGGGCCAGGTTTCAACCCCATGCTGTCTCCAGGAGGAATGGGGGGGCCAGGCGGAGGGGGACCTCCGCACCCTCGGTTTGgcatgccccagcagcagcagcatgggCCAGGCGGCCACCCGTTCAACAGTCCGCCGTTACCTGGTGGGGGAGGGCCAAGGGGACCCCCGCATGGCCCCATGAACCCCATGGGGGGAATGCCTCCTGGAATGAACATGATGGGGGGCATGGGTGGTGGCCCTGGTGGAAACATGGGAGGAGGGCTGCCAGGTATGCCCCCACAAGGACAGTTCCCTCCCTCACAAGACGGCCCATACCCGGGTCCAAGCCCCCCAGGACCAGGGAACGAGGAGGGCAAGAACTTTGGAGGAGGTCCTCAACCTGGCCCGCAGCAGCAACCGCCTAACTTAAACCCGGGCGGCCCCCCTCCTAACAACACTACAGCCGGGCCTCTCCCGAACTCTGGTCCTCCGCAGCCCGGGGGAGGCTTCCCTGGCCACCCGGATGCCCCGCAACCCAACCCCAACACGCCCGGCCAGCCTCCCTCTGCTTCCTCCCAGCCTAATCCCAACTCGTCACCCACCGGCCCTCTAAATGGCTCAGGCCAGCCCCAGCATCCACCACCCAATCAGCTGCAGTCCAGTAATCCCACTAACTCAAACaactcccagcagcagcaaccacAATCCACTCCTCCTAACTCCGGCCCAGGATCCAGCCCTTACATGCAACAGAACAACACTCCAGGTTCTGGGGGTCAGATGGCCAACGCGCCCCCCAACTCAGCCCAAAACAGCATGACCAACAATGGAGGCAACACCCCCGGCAGCAACCCCAACCCCCCGTCCAACTCCACCTCGACCCCCAACACCCAGTCTCCCCTGCCCTCTGGCCCGGCGCCCCCTTCCACCGGTCCAGGCTCTGGCCCCGGCAAACTGGGGGGCCCCGGCATGGTGTTTCCGTGCGGCTTCTGCCTAGCGGAGGTGCACGACGACCAGGATGCCATCTTGTGCGAGGCGTCGTGCCAGCGCTGGTTTCACCGGGACTGCACGGGCCTGACGGAACCCGCCTATGGGCTGTTGACCCGGGAGAGTAATGCCGTTTGGGCCTGTGACTTCTGCCTCAAGACCAAGGAGATTCAGGCCGTGTACGTCCGCCAGGGCCTGGGCCAGCTAGTGGCGGCCAACGAGGGCTAA
- the pygo2 gene encoding pygopus homolog 2 isoform X2: MKSPEKKKRKSNTQAAGFSHLSEFAPPPTPMVDHLVASNPFDDDFGPPSRPVGAGGPGGSPFLPGQGAPGGGGYGGGGRMAGGMGFMGGPGGPGGGQPGRRPPFGPPSNAGPHHQLSFGGMPGFGGGGGGGPGGGGFPPGGPSQFNMPPNFSPPMHPGPGFNPMLSPGGMGGPGGGGPPHPRFGMPQQQQHGPGGHPFNSPPLPGGGGPRGPPHGPMNPMGGMPPGMNMMGGMGGGPGGNMGGGLPGMPPQGQFPPSQDGPYPGPSPPGPGNEEGKNFGGGPQPGPQQQPPNLNPGGPPPNNTTAGPLPNSGPPQPGGGFPGHPDAPQPNPNTPGQPPSASSQPNPNSSPTGPLNGSGQPQHPPPNQLQSSNPTNSNNSQQQQPQSTPPNSGPGSSPYMQQNNTPGSGGQMANAPPNSAQNSMTNNGGNTPGSNPNPPSNSTSTPNTQSPLPSGPAPPSTGPGSGPGKLGGPGMVFPCGFCLAEVHDDQDAILCEASCQRWFHRDCTGLTEPAYGLLTRESNAVWACDFCLKTKEIQAVYVRQGLGQLVAANEG; this comes from the exons ATGAAGAGCCCGGAGAAAAAGAAGCGGAAATCGAACACTCAG GCGGCTGGGTTTTCCCATCTCTCCGAGTTCGCCCCGCCTCCCACCCCCATGGTGGATCACCTGGTGGCCTCCAACCCGTTTGACGATGATTTTGGTCCCCCATCTCGACCCGTCGGAGCAGGCGGCCCAGGCGGCTCTCCGTTTCTGCCCGGCCAGGGGGCGCCTGGAGGCGGTGGGTACGGGGGCGGCGGTAGGATGGCTGGAGGAATGGGCTTCATGGGGGGGCCGGGTGGACCAGGTGGCGGGCAGCCCGGACGGCGGCCGCCTTTCGGCCCTCCATCTAATGCCGGACCTCATCACCAACTGAGCTTCGGTGGGATGCCTGGCtttggaggaggcggggggggcggtCCCGGAGGTGGTGGATTTCCACCAGGTGGCCCGTCCCAATTCAATATGCCCCCCAACTTTAGTCCACCCATGCACCCAGGGCCAGGTTTCAACCCCATGCTGTCTCCAGGAGGAATGGGGGGGCCAGGCGGAGGGGGACCTCCGCACCCTCGGTTTGgcatgccccagcagcagcagcatgggCCAGGCGGCCACCCGTTCAACAGTCCGCCGTTACCTGGTGGGGGAGGGCCAAGGGGACCCCCGCATGGCCCCATGAACCCCATGGGGGGAATGCCTCCTGGAATGAACATGATGGGGGGCATGGGTGGTGGCCCTGGTGGAAACATGGGAGGAGGGCTGCCAGGTATGCCCCCACAAGGACAGTTCCCTCCCTCACAAGACGGCCCATACCCGGGTCCAAGCCCCCCAGGACCAGGGAACGAGGAGGGCAAGAACTTTGGAGGAGGTCCTCAACCTGGCCCGCAGCAGCAACCGCCTAACTTAAACCCGGGCGGCCCCCCTCCTAACAACACTACAGCCGGGCCTCTCCCGAACTCTGGTCCTCCGCAGCCCGGGGGAGGCTTCCCTGGCCACCCGGATGCCCCGCAACCCAACCCCAACACGCCCGGCCAGCCTCCCTCTGCTTCCTCCCAGCCTAATCCCAACTCGTCACCCACCGGCCCTCTAAATGGCTCAGGCCAGCCCCAGCATCCACCACCCAATCAGCTGCAGTCCAGTAATCCCACTAACTCAAACaactcccagcagcagcaaccacAATCCACTCCTCCTAACTCCGGCCCAGGATCCAGCCCTTACATGCAACAGAACAACACTCCAGGTTCTGGGGGTCAGATGGCCAACGCGCCCCCCAACTCAGCCCAAAACAGCATGACCAACAATGGAGGCAACACCCCCGGCAGCAACCCCAACCCCCCGTCCAACTCCACCTCGACCCCCAACACCCAGTCTCCCCTGCCCTCTGGCCCGGCGCCCCCTTCCACCGGTCCAGGCTCTGGCCCCGGCAAACTGGGGGGCCCCGGCATGGTGTTTCCGTGCGGCTTCTGCCTAGCGGAGGTGCACGACGACCAGGATGCCATCTTGTGCGAGGCGTCGTGCCAGCGCTGGTTTCACCGGGACTGCACGGGCCTGACGGAACCCGCCTATGGGCTGTTGACCCGGGAGAGTAATGCCGTTTGGGCCTGTGACTTCTGCCTCAAGACCAAGGAGATTCAGGCCGTGTACGTCCGCCAGGGCCTGGGCCAGCTAGTGGCGGCCAACGAGGGCTAA